In Fusobacterium periodonticum ATCC 33693, the following are encoded in one genomic region:
- a CDS encoding FecCD family ABC transporter permease has translation MRYRINFNLFLFFLLIGIIIFSLFYGAVRVPVSDVIKIILNKTGLFNLEITKKSYVPIVFFVRFPRIMVAVIVGGALALCGCTMQSLLKNPIVDSGIIGISSGASLGAVIAISLGLTAMNIFAMPIFSGAFALIISAIIYKISTLKGRTDNLLLILSGIAIGSFVGAITSVILTSLAETEMKEYIFWAMGSLNGRRWEHFLFGLIPIAILSPILFYYGKELNILLLGEEEAKSLGINIKKIRAKILIIIALLTAISVCISGNITFVGLIVPHILRKIIGSDNRKLLKSSFLAGACFLTFSDLLSRIVLAPKEISVGIVTALVGAPYFIYLIVKIRREGKTL, from the coding sequence ATGAGATATAGAATTAATTTCAATCTTTTTCTATTTTTTCTTTTAATAGGAATAATAATTTTTTCTCTTTTCTATGGAGCAGTTAGAGTTCCAGTTTCTGATGTTATAAAAATAATATTAAATAAAACAGGACTATTTAATTTGGAAATAACTAAGAAAAGCTATGTTCCAATAGTATTTTTTGTTAGATTCCCAAGAATTATGGTTGCTGTTATAGTTGGAGGGGCTTTAGCATTGTGTGGTTGCACAATGCAAAGCCTTTTAAAAAATCCAATAGTTGATAGTGGAATTATTGGTATATCAAGTGGAGCAAGTTTAGGAGCAGTTATAGCTATTTCATTAGGTTTGACTGCAATGAATATTTTTGCAATGCCAATATTTTCAGGAGCCTTTGCCTTAATAATATCAGCTATTATTTACAAGATTTCCACTCTAAAAGGAAGAACAGATAATTTACTTTTAATTTTATCGGGAATAGCCATAGGTAGCTTTGTAGGAGCAATCACTTCTGTTATTTTGACAAGCCTTGCTGAAACAGAAATGAAAGAATATATTTTCTGGGCAATGGGAAGTTTAAATGGTAGAAGATGGGAACATTTTCTTTTTGGTCTGATACCTATTGCTATTTTATCTCCTATTTTATTTTACTATGGAAAAGAATTAAATATTCTGTTGTTAGGAGAAGAAGAAGCTAAATCTTTAGGAATAAATATCAAAAAAATAAGAGCTAAAATTTTAATTATCATAGCCTTACTGACAGCTATATCAGTTTGTATCAGTGGAAATATAACTTTTGTAGGTTTGATAGTTCCACATATTTTAAGAAAAATAATAGGTTCAGATAATAGAAAGCTATTAAAATCTTCATTTTTAGCAGGAGCATGTTTTTTAACATTCAGTGACTTATTATCAAGAATAGTATTAGCACCTAAGGAAATAAGTGTAGGAATAGTAACTGCACTTGTAGGAGCACCATATTTTATATATTTAATTGTAAAAATTAGAAGAGAGGGGAAAACCCTATGA
- a CDS encoding ABC transporter ATP-binding protein, with protein sequence MKNILEVKNISYSVGENKILKDISFKCQSGEIIGIIGPNGSGKTTLLKSINGINPISSGDILLNSKSTKEYTEKELARDISFMNQNTNIEFDFPCIDIVVLGRYPYLERFQEYSKKDMELAEKYMELTDTLKFRDKSILQLSGGERQRVLFAKILTQESQVILLDEPTASLDMRHEEDLLKEVSKERAKDKIIILVIHNLRTAIKYCSRLILLSNGNIVKDGTVEEVITEENLNNVFGIKTKVYYNEISKSLDFCII encoded by the coding sequence ATGAAAAATATTTTAGAAGTAAAAAACATATCTTACTCTGTGGGGGAGAATAAAATATTAAAAGATATAAGTTTTAAATGTCAATCAGGTGAAATTATAGGGATAATAGGACCTAATGGTTCTGGGAAAACCACTCTTTTAAAGTCTATAAATGGAATAAATCCAATAAGTAGTGGAGATATTTTATTAAATAGTAAAAGTACCAAAGAATACACAGAAAAGGAATTAGCAAGGGATATTTCTTTTATGAATCAAAACACTAATATTGAGTTTGATTTTCCTTGCATTGATATTGTAGTTTTAGGAAGATATCCATATTTAGAAAGATTTCAAGAATATTCTAAAAAAGATATGGAACTTGCAGAAAAATATATGGAACTTACAGATACTTTAAAATTTAGAGATAAATCTATATTGCAACTATCTGGCGGAGAAAGACAAAGAGTGTTATTTGCAAAAATTCTTACACAAGAAAGCCAAGTGATACTTTTAGATGAGCCTACTGCTAGTCTTGACATGAGACATGAAGAAGACTTATTAAAAGAAGTTTCAAAAGAAAGGGCTAAGGATAAAATTATAATATTGGTAATTCATAATTTAAGAACAGCTATTAAGTATTGCTCAAGGTTGATACTTCTATCCAATGGAAACATTGTAAAAGATGGGACTGTTGAAGAAGTTATCACAGAGGAAAACTTAAATAATGTCTTTGGTATAAAAACAAAGGTTTATTACAATGAGATTTCTAAATCCTTGGATTTTTGTATAATATAG
- a CDS encoding TIM barrel protein, whose protein sequence is MYKLLNMADFCSNEELEKDMQYFSEKYDFDGFELIKFFDGDNNPLKKYIKGYHMRFFPSWMELYLEDFNSLYDELKDKKYFKSLCGGHSKKELIEYYKKELERAKELEVEYVVFHACNVKVTEAMTYDFKYSDKEVLNAVISIINEIFEDGEYDFKLLFENLWWSGLKLTNKEEIEYLLNGVKYKNIGFILDTGHMINNNRDIKNLKEGIEYIKKNLENIGEYKNLIYGMHLNYSLSGEYVNRAIKKNKEKNLSIEDIMSNVYQHVGSINYHDPFEDKEIINVINLLPIKYLVFELIGDTREELENKIQRQWKIFN, encoded by the coding sequence ATGTATAAACTATTAAATATGGCCGATTTTTGTTCAAATGAAGAACTTGAAAAGGATATGCAATATTTTTCTGAAAAATATGACTTTGATGGTTTTGAATTAATTAAATTTTTTGATGGAGATAATAATCCTTTAAAAAAATATATAAAAGGTTATCATATGAGATTTTTTCCTTCTTGGATGGAACTATATTTAGAAGATTTTAATTCTTTATATGATGAACTCAAAGATAAAAAATATTTTAAATCTCTTTGTGGAGGACATAGCAAAAAAGAATTAATTGAATACTATAAAAAAGAATTGGAAAGAGCTAAAGAACTAGAAGTTGAATATGTGGTTTTTCATGCTTGTAATGTGAAAGTTACAGAAGCTATGACTTATGATTTTAAATATTCTGATAAGGAAGTTTTAAATGCAGTAATTTCAATAATCAATGAAATTTTTGAAGATGGAGAATATGATTTTAAACTTCTATTTGAAAATCTATGGTGGTCTGGTCTTAAACTTACTAATAAAGAAGAAATTGAATATCTTTTAAATGGAGTAAAATATAAAAATATTGGTTTTATCTTGGATACAGGACATATGATCAACAACAATAGAGATATTAAAAATTTAAAAGAAGGAATAGAGTATATCAAAAAGAACTTAGAAAACATAGGAGAGTACAAAAATTTAATATATGGAATGCATCTTAATTATTCATTATCAGGGGAATATGTAAATAGAGCTATAAAGAAAAATAAAGAAAAAAATTTAAGTATAGAAGATATAATGAGTAATGTTTATCAACATGTAGGCTCTATTAATTATCATGACCCTTTTGAAGATAAAGAAATTATAAATGTCATAAATTTACTACCAATAAAATATCTTGTTTTTGAATTAATAGGAGATACAAGGGAAGAATTGGAAAATAAAATTCAAAGACAGTGGAAAATATTTAATTAA
- a CDS encoding tetratricopeptide repeat protein, which produces MKEELLEKIERLDDLEKYQEIIDLIESLPTEQLNTELIGELGRAYNNAGNYTKGLEILKTIEFEAKDTALWNSGMAYSYFFLEDFINAEKHFLKIYELDSNNEDVCKFLIETYIALAGVEDKNNNHDKAIEYALEAGKYVRNDEDKVNATSFLAWLYNRYRHHAEAEELLRDILNENKSNEWAYSELGYCLSEQGKFEEALENCFKAKDLGRKDAWLFTRIGICYKNMDKKEEALEYYLKALELSEDDIFILSDIAWLYDITDRYEEALKYLERLEELGQDDAWTNTEFGFCLSKLGRYEEAIEKLNHALEIEDENDDKDIAYIYARLGWCKRKLNMYDEAIEDFNQAKKWGRNDAVINTEIGHCYKAKDEYENALKYYLQAEKFDKKDPYITSEIAWHYGALGLYDESIKYVKKTIRLGRNDAWINVEYGACLAGLDKYEEAIEKFEYALSLDEKEEEKDLAFVHSQLGWCYRHLGNCEKALEYLMLSKEEGRNDAWINVEIAICYENLEDYEKALEYALVAHNLDKDDVLAISEVGAIYNSLEKYEEALPFLLRAEELGREDEWINTEIALNLGRSGKVNEALERLEKSLTLVDEADINQRIFINSEIAWNYGRLEEPQPEEALKYLNIAKELGREDAWLYSQIGYQLGCNFETRKEALEHFEKAMELGREDAWIFEMMGSVLVTFERNEEALDYFKKAYAKDEDGWYLYSMGSCLRKLGRYEEAIEILLESRQISIDEEDVVDGEDLELAHSYLGLGDKDNAQKYLDLARDSILEQGTLNDDIKAEIEEIEKGILSLNN; this is translated from the coding sequence TTGAAAGAAGAGTTATTAGAAAAAATTGAAAGATTAGATGACTTAGAAAAATATCAAGAGATAATAGATTTAATAGAATCATTACCAACTGAACAATTAAATACAGAATTGATAGGAGAATTAGGCAGAGCCTATAATAATGCAGGAAATTATACAAAAGGTTTAGAAATATTAAAAACGATAGAATTTGAAGCTAAAGATACTGCACTTTGGAATTCAGGAATGGCTTATTCTTACTTTTTCTTAGAAGATTTTATTAATGCAGAGAAGCATTTTTTAAAAATATATGAATTAGATTCAAATAATGAAGATGTTTGTAAATTCTTAATAGAGACATATATAGCTTTAGCAGGAGTTGAAGACAAAAATAACAATCATGATAAAGCTATAGAATATGCACTTGAAGCTGGAAAATATGTGAGAAATGATGAAGACAAAGTAAATGCCACTTCATTTTTAGCTTGGCTATATAATAGATATAGACATCATGCAGAAGCTGAAGAACTTCTTAGAGATATACTAAATGAAAATAAGAGTAATGAATGGGCATATTCAGAGTTAGGATACTGTTTATCAGAACAAGGAAAATTTGAAGAAGCACTTGAAAATTGTTTTAAGGCTAAAGACTTAGGTAGAAAAGATGCTTGGCTTTTTACAAGAATAGGTATATGTTATAAAAATATGGATAAAAAAGAAGAAGCTTTAGAATATTATTTAAAAGCTCTTGAATTATCTGAAGACGATATTTTTATACTGTCAGACATAGCTTGGCTTTATGATATCACAGATAGATATGAAGAAGCATTAAAATATTTAGAAAGACTTGAAGAACTTGGTCAAGATGATGCTTGGACAAATACTGAGTTTGGATTCTGTCTATCAAAACTTGGAAGATATGAAGAGGCAATTGAAAAATTAAATCATGCTTTAGAAATAGAAGATGAAAATGATGATAAAGATATAGCATATATTTATGCAAGACTTGGTTGGTGTAAAAGAAAATTAAATATGTATGATGAAGCTATAGAAGATTTCAATCAGGCTAAAAAATGGGGTAGAAATGATGCTGTAATAAACACTGAAATAGGTCATTGTTATAAGGCAAAAGATGAATATGAAAATGCATTGAAATATTATTTACAAGCTGAAAAATTTGATAAGAAAGATCCTTATATAACATCAGAAATAGCTTGGCATTATGGAGCTTTAGGGCTATATGATGAATCTATAAAATATGTAAAGAAAACAATAAGACTTGGTAGGAATGATGCTTGGATAAATGTTGAATATGGAGCTTGTTTAGCAGGTCTTGATAAATATGAAGAAGCTATAGAAAAGTTTGAATATGCTTTAAGTTTAGATGAGAAGGAAGAAGAGAAAGATTTAGCTTTTGTTCATAGTCAACTTGGTTGGTGTTATCGTCACTTAGGAAATTGTGAAAAGGCTCTTGAGTATCTTATGTTATCTAAAGAAGAAGGTAGAAATGATGCTTGGATAAATGTTGAAATAGCAATATGTTATGAAAATTTAGAAGATTATGAAAAAGCTCTTGAATACGCATTAGTAGCTCATAATTTAGATAAGGATGATGTACTTGCAATATCAGAAGTTGGAGCTATTTATAATAGTTTAGAAAAATATGAGGAAGCACTTCCATTCTTATTGAGAGCTGAAGAATTAGGAAGAGAAGATGAATGGATTAATACTGAAATAGCTTTAAACTTAGGAAGAAGTGGAAAAGTTAATGAAGCCCTTGAAAGATTAGAAAAGTCTTTGACTCTAGTTGATGAAGCTGATATTAATCAAAGAATTTTTATAAATTCTGAAATAGCTTGGAATTATGGAAGATTAGAAGAGCCACAGCCAGAAGAAGCCCTTAAATATCTAAATATAGCAAAAGAACTAGGAAGAGAAGATGCATGGCTATATTCACAAATTGGTTATCAGTTAGGTTGTAATTTTGAAACAAGAAAAGAAGCACTAGAACATTTTGAAAAAGCTATGGAATTAGGAAGAGAAGATGCCTGGATTTTTGAAATGATGGGAAGTGTATTAGTAACTTTTGAAAGAAATGAAGAAGCATTAGATTATTTCAAAAAAGCATATGCTAAAGATGAAGATGGATGGTATCTATATTCTATGGGTAGCTGTCTAAGAAAACTAGGAAGATATGAAGAAGCTATAGAAATTCTTTTAGAATCAAGACAGATATCAATAGATGAAGAAGATGTTGTAGATGGAGAAGATTTAGAGCTGGCTCATAGTTATCTTGGACTTGGAGATAAAGATAATGCTCAAAAATATCTGGATTTAGCTAGAGATTCAATTCTTGAACAAGGAACTTTAAATGATGATATAAAAGCAGAAATTGAAGAAATAGAAAAAGGAATACTTTCTCTAAATAATTAA